A genomic segment from Oncorhynchus clarkii lewisi isolate Uvic-CL-2024 chromosome 12, UVic_Ocla_1.0, whole genome shotgun sequence encodes:
- the LOC139423094 gene encoding receptor-interacting serine/threonine-protein kinase 4-like isoform X2: MEAAKFRYILPVYGICGDAQGLVMEYMETGSLETLLAAEPLPWELRFRIIHETAVGMNFLHCMSPPLLHLDLKPANILLDAHYHVKISDFGLARWNGLSRVDEISRDGFCGTIAYLPPESIVEKDRVSDTKHDVYSFSIVIWGILTQKKPYQGENNILQIMVKVVRGVRPDLNVVPRSRPQACTGFLSLMQRCWAPLPDARPSFQEITSEAEELCSKPQEESKNQTPMPENNHCNGLTTDQNKEQKPVRPKSAMLPEKDYSLSELLSQVDSGISRSFDHVKEDCCPSKDNTSKRLSGISSVDSAFSSQDSITLSFEKENTCDSGEVQRRKLCDAIRTKDMSKLMKILQPQDVDLLLEGGYSLLHHAVTQANEEAVKFLLLNHANTNLANAHGSTPLHLATEKHLKGLAELLLGRRSTNANARDEDQYTALHCAAQNGDEAITRLLLDRGASINETDAQGRTPAHIACQHGQENVVRVLLSRGADVHVKGRDDWTVLHLAAWQGHLGIVKLLVKQAGADVDGQTTDGRTPLHMASHRGQYRVARILIELGADVHVTSTGLHTPLHVAAETGHTSTSRLLVKHDADIQARTTQGHTALHLAAQRGHLPTVKMLIEEGADPYCTNQNLRTPCHLAAEGGHCEVFKELLVHCPEGASLSDEQGLTPLHLAVRGGYTDITSMLLAQGVEVSQEVPQDSIPLPEEVPQDSIPHDTLQPAPEDYPKLLDCQPSSLAKCLQRKVVILKLTEREGNDCPEEGVTL; the protein is encoded by the exons ATGGAGGCGGCTAAGTTCCGCTACATCCTGCCAGTGTATGGGATCTGTGGCGATGCCCAGGGCCTGGTGATGGAGTACATGGAGACAGGCTCCCTGGAGACCCTGCTGGCTGCTGAGCCTCTGCCCTGGGAGCTGCGGTTCAGGATCATCCACGAGACGGCGGTGGGAATGAACTTCCTGCACTGcatgagcccacccctcctgcaCCTGGACCTTAAACCTGCCAACATCCTACTGGACGCACACTACCACGTCAAG ATATCAGATTTTGGTCTGGCCCGATGGAACGGCCTATCCAGAGTAGATGAAATCAGCCGTGATGGGTTCTGTGGCACTATCGCCTATCTGCCGCCGGAGAGCATCGTCGAGAAGGACAGGGTATCAGACACTAAGCATGATGTCTACAG CTTTTCGATAGTCATCTGGGGAATTCTCACACAGAAGAAACCTTACCAAG GGGAGAACAACATCCTGCAGATCATGGTGAAGGTGGTGAGAGGGGTGCGTCCCGATCTCAATGTTGTGCCCCGGAGTCGACCCCAAGCCTGCACGGGGTTCCTGAGCCTCATGCAGCGCTGCTGGGCCCCCTTACCTGATGCCAGACCCAGCTTCCAGG AAATCACATCAGAAGCCGAGGAGCTGTGTTCTAAACCCCAAGAGGAGTCCAAGAACCAAACTCCTATGCCTGAGAATAACCATTGCAATGGACTAACCACTGACCAG AATAAAGAGCAGAAACCAGTCAGGCCCAAGTCTGCCATGTTGCCAGAGAAAGACTACAGCCTATCAGAGCTGCTGAGCCAGGTAGACTCTGGGATATCTCGGAGCTTTGACCATGTGAAGGAGGACTGCTGTCCCAGCAAAGACAACACCAGCAAGAGACTGTCAGGAATCTCCTCTGTAGACTCTGCCTTCTCCTCTCAAGACTCCATTACCCTCTCCTTTGAGAAAGAGAATACCTGTG ACTCTGGGGAGGTGCAGAGGAGGAAGCTGTGTGACGCCATTCGTACCAAAGACATGTCCAAGCTGATGAAGATCCTGCAGCCTCAGGACGTGGACCTCCTATTGGAGGGCGGCTACAGCCTGCTCCACCACGCCGTTACGCAGGCCAACGAGGAGGCAGTCAAGTTCCTGCTCCTCAACCATGCCAACACCAACCTGGCCAATGCCCACGGCTCCACCCCCCTTCACCTGGCCACCGAGAAGCACCTGAAGGGCCTGGCCGAGCTGCTGCTGGGCCGCCGGAGCACCAACGCCAACGCCCGGGACGAGGACCAATACACAGCCCTGCACTGTGCTGCTCAGAACGGGGACGAGGCCATCACCCGCCTACTGCTGGACCGCGGCGCCTCCATCAATGAGACGGACGCCCAGGGACGTACACCTGCACACATCGCCTGCCAGCATGGCCAGGAGAACGTGGTCAGGGTGCTGCTAAGCCGCGGGGCAGACGTCCACGTGAAGGGCAGAGATGACTGGACGGTGCTTCACTTGGCTGCCTGGCAGGGCCACCTGGGCATCGTCAAATTGCTGGTGAAGCAGGCCGGGGCGGACGTAGATGGGCAGACCACTGATGGCCGCACCCCGCTGCACATGGCCTCCCATAGGGGGCAGTATAGGGTGGCAAGGATCCTGATAGAGCTGGGGGCAGACGTCCACGTGACCTCCACGGGCCTCCACACCCCCCTGCATGTGGCGGCTGAGACGGGCCACACCAGCACCTCTCGCCTCTTAGTCAAGCATGATGCCGATATCCAGGCCCGGACCACCCAGGGTCATACCGCCCTTCACCTCGCTGCTCAGCGTGGCCACCTGCCCACAGTGAAGATGCTGATCGAGGAAGGGGCAGACCCCTACTGCACCAACCAAAACCTGCGTACCCCCTGCCACCTGGCGGCAGAAGGGGGGCACTGTGAGGTCTTCAAAGAGCTTCTGGTCCACTGCCCTGAGGGTGCCAGTCTGTCAGACGAGCAGGGCCTCACCCCTCTTCACCTGGCTGTGAGAGGAGGCTACACAGATATCACCAGCATGCTGCTAGCCCAGGGGGTGGAGGTATCACAAGAAGTACCACAGGACTCCATACCCCTACCAGAGGAAGTACCACAGGACTCTATCCCCCATGACACACTGCAGCCAGCACCAGAGGACTACCCAAAGCTTCTGGATTGTCAGCCAAGCTCGTTGGCCAAGTGTCTCCAGAGAAAGGTTGTAATCTTGAAACTGACAGAGCGTGAAGGAAATGACTGTCCAGAGGAGGGAGTCACGCTGTGA
- the LOC139423094 gene encoding receptor-interacting serine/threonine-protein kinase 4-like isoform X1: MDVPDPSHGNMGLLRTFDSSEFGSWEKIGSGGFGQVYKVRHVQWKTWLAIKCPPCLHVDDKERAELLEEAKKMEAAKFRYILPVYGICGDAQGLVMEYMETGSLETLLAAEPLPWELRFRIIHETAVGMNFLHCMSPPLLHLDLKPANILLDAHYHVKISDFGLARWNGLSRVDEISRDGFCGTIAYLPPESIVEKDRVSDTKHDVYSFSIVIWGILTQKKPYQGENNILQIMVKVVRGVRPDLNVVPRSRPQACTGFLSLMQRCWAPLPDARPSFQEITSEAEELCSKPQEESKNQTPMPENNHCNGLTTDQNKEQKPVRPKSAMLPEKDYSLSELLSQVDSGISRSFDHVKEDCCPSKDNTSKRLSGISSVDSAFSSQDSITLSFEKENTCDSGEVQRRKLCDAIRTKDMSKLMKILQPQDVDLLLEGGYSLLHHAVTQANEEAVKFLLLNHANTNLANAHGSTPLHLATEKHLKGLAELLLGRRSTNANARDEDQYTALHCAAQNGDEAITRLLLDRGASINETDAQGRTPAHIACQHGQENVVRVLLSRGADVHVKGRDDWTVLHLAAWQGHLGIVKLLVKQAGADVDGQTTDGRTPLHMASHRGQYRVARILIELGADVHVTSTGLHTPLHVAAETGHTSTSRLLVKHDADIQARTTQGHTALHLAAQRGHLPTVKMLIEEGADPYCTNQNLRTPCHLAAEGGHCEVFKELLVHCPEGASLSDEQGLTPLHLAVRGGYTDITSMLLAQGVEVSQEVPQDSIPLPEEVPQDSIPHDTLQPAPEDYPKLLDCQPSSLAKCLQRKVVILKLTEREGNDCPEEGVTL; this comes from the exons GGAGCGAGCAGAGCTGCTGGAGGAGGCTAAGAAGATGGAGGCGGCTAAGTTCCGCTACATCCTGCCAGTGTATGGGATCTGTGGCGATGCCCAGGGCCTGGTGATGGAGTACATGGAGACAGGCTCCCTGGAGACCCTGCTGGCTGCTGAGCCTCTGCCCTGGGAGCTGCGGTTCAGGATCATCCACGAGACGGCGGTGGGAATGAACTTCCTGCACTGcatgagcccacccctcctgcaCCTGGACCTTAAACCTGCCAACATCCTACTGGACGCACACTACCACGTCAAG ATATCAGATTTTGGTCTGGCCCGATGGAACGGCCTATCCAGAGTAGATGAAATCAGCCGTGATGGGTTCTGTGGCACTATCGCCTATCTGCCGCCGGAGAGCATCGTCGAGAAGGACAGGGTATCAGACACTAAGCATGATGTCTACAG CTTTTCGATAGTCATCTGGGGAATTCTCACACAGAAGAAACCTTACCAAG GGGAGAACAACATCCTGCAGATCATGGTGAAGGTGGTGAGAGGGGTGCGTCCCGATCTCAATGTTGTGCCCCGGAGTCGACCCCAAGCCTGCACGGGGTTCCTGAGCCTCATGCAGCGCTGCTGGGCCCCCTTACCTGATGCCAGACCCAGCTTCCAGG AAATCACATCAGAAGCCGAGGAGCTGTGTTCTAAACCCCAAGAGGAGTCCAAGAACCAAACTCCTATGCCTGAGAATAACCATTGCAATGGACTAACCACTGACCAG AATAAAGAGCAGAAACCAGTCAGGCCCAAGTCTGCCATGTTGCCAGAGAAAGACTACAGCCTATCAGAGCTGCTGAGCCAGGTAGACTCTGGGATATCTCGGAGCTTTGACCATGTGAAGGAGGACTGCTGTCCCAGCAAAGACAACACCAGCAAGAGACTGTCAGGAATCTCCTCTGTAGACTCTGCCTTCTCCTCTCAAGACTCCATTACCCTCTCCTTTGAGAAAGAGAATACCTGTG ACTCTGGGGAGGTGCAGAGGAGGAAGCTGTGTGACGCCATTCGTACCAAAGACATGTCCAAGCTGATGAAGATCCTGCAGCCTCAGGACGTGGACCTCCTATTGGAGGGCGGCTACAGCCTGCTCCACCACGCCGTTACGCAGGCCAACGAGGAGGCAGTCAAGTTCCTGCTCCTCAACCATGCCAACACCAACCTGGCCAATGCCCACGGCTCCACCCCCCTTCACCTGGCCACCGAGAAGCACCTGAAGGGCCTGGCCGAGCTGCTGCTGGGCCGCCGGAGCACCAACGCCAACGCCCGGGACGAGGACCAATACACAGCCCTGCACTGTGCTGCTCAGAACGGGGACGAGGCCATCACCCGCCTACTGCTGGACCGCGGCGCCTCCATCAATGAGACGGACGCCCAGGGACGTACACCTGCACACATCGCCTGCCAGCATGGCCAGGAGAACGTGGTCAGGGTGCTGCTAAGCCGCGGGGCAGACGTCCACGTGAAGGGCAGAGATGACTGGACGGTGCTTCACTTGGCTGCCTGGCAGGGCCACCTGGGCATCGTCAAATTGCTGGTGAAGCAGGCCGGGGCGGACGTAGATGGGCAGACCACTGATGGCCGCACCCCGCTGCACATGGCCTCCCATAGGGGGCAGTATAGGGTGGCAAGGATCCTGATAGAGCTGGGGGCAGACGTCCACGTGACCTCCACGGGCCTCCACACCCCCCTGCATGTGGCGGCTGAGACGGGCCACACCAGCACCTCTCGCCTCTTAGTCAAGCATGATGCCGATATCCAGGCCCGGACCACCCAGGGTCATACCGCCCTTCACCTCGCTGCTCAGCGTGGCCACCTGCCCACAGTGAAGATGCTGATCGAGGAAGGGGCAGACCCCTACTGCACCAACCAAAACCTGCGTACCCCCTGCCACCTGGCGGCAGAAGGGGGGCACTGTGAGGTCTTCAAAGAGCTTCTGGTCCACTGCCCTGAGGGTGCCAGTCTGTCAGACGAGCAGGGCCTCACCCCTCTTCACCTGGCTGTGAGAGGAGGCTACACAGATATCACCAGCATGCTGCTAGCCCAGGGGGTGGAGGTATCACAAGAAGTACCACAGGACTCCATACCCCTACCAGAGGAAGTACCACAGGACTCTATCCCCCATGACACACTGCAGCCAGCACCAGAGGACTACCCAAAGCTTCTGGATTGTCAGCCAAGCTCGTTGGCCAAGTGTCTCCAGAGAAAGGTTGTAATCTTGAAACTGACAGAGCGTGAAGGAAATGACTGTCCAGAGGAGGGAGTCACGCTGTGA